GAAGGTGGGATGGGAAACAGAGACATGAAGTTTGTAGGAATGTTCAGTAGGATTGCCTTTATCAAGGAAACTCTTCCTCCCTTTGACATCCATCTCTCCCAAACTTCTAGTACCTGCTTCCTTCATCCTTCCTATCATCTCCCAAACTTTTGCGTTATTGGTTGCTAAAGCTCCCTCTCCTCCACTTTATTGCCTAGGGGAAGATCCAGGTATTTTACACCTTCTCCACTGCTATCGACTCGGATAGCTTACTTAAATTTTACACCTCCTATACTGCTATCGTTTCAAATAGCTTACTTAAATGCCACTTAATTTGAAGACTGACCTTAGAAGAATTCATGTGTATATGAAGACCGAAGTAGCCACCAAAACATATTTGGATAAGGGTAGCCACCGTaacataatttttttattataagtTCCTTATGATGTTTTTATTGTATGTATTCGTTTGCTGTGTTTCATTTACAATTCCGGGTTACCATATTTGACGGTGTTTTTGCTGAACAGATGCGGTGGAAAGTTGGCGgaaagaaaaattgaaagaaGCTGCAGAAATTATTCATGAGAAAACATCAAATTCAACTATTTCTCCAGAGGAGGCTAGTATGTCCTTTTTATGACTGCTATTCTACAGTTTGtattttcaactttcttttgATGTTGAAGGAGTTCTGCATTTCTAGTTCACTGCAATTTTCAAGAAATAGGTATTATCTGTGACCTTTGATGAAGATTATCTGTGACCTTGCTTGCAGGTTTACTTGCACGAGCTTTGGAGGATGACTGGACTGAGCTGTCAGAAGAAATTGGTCTCTGGATACCTGTTCAGATCACTAATAAAGAACACGACGACAAACCTGAGGGTGAAGTGGAACTTGGTAATAAGATAGTTAGTTGTTCAGTCCAAATTTTATgtgtttctttgttttgttttggtcCAGATCTTTCATCAGCTTTTTTATTATCTCCCGTTTTTTGAGCAAGAAAAGTATTCTTCCCTTTTCCCCTCCCTCTCCACCTCTCCTTTTGCAAGCTTctttgatattattgttataTCATTTGCtttttttcccctctttttttcctcttttttttttgtttggcaTGATGATAAATGAGTTGAGCTTAAATATAGAAGTGAGGATTCATATCGCCGGCCTCAACTTGTTTGGTACTGAGGCTTAGTTGTTATTTGCTgtataaaagaaaccaaaaaGACTAAAGATCTCTTTGATTGAAGGCATGCATGCTTGAAATTTGAGTCAAGCTAAGCATGCCAGACGTAACCAAAAGAAGGAGACCCTCTCTATCACAAATTTGCTATGTCAAATTAAGTAACAAAACAAGGAGACCCTCTCTGCTTATAGATAGATATTTATGCAGTAATTTATAAACTTATATTCTCCAGACGACGAAGTCATAGCTGGCAAGCAGCTTCCTCCCGAGTGTCGTGCTGAAATCCATACTGATTACGGTGGTGCTGCTGTAAGATGGGGCCTTACACACCATAAAAAATCTGCATATGAGTGTTGCATGGCTTGTTTGAATCAAGCTAAGCATGCCAAAACTAACCAAAAGAAATGTAACATATGGGTTTACTGCCCGTCAGAGACAGGATGCCACTCTCCGGACATTTATCAACACAAGCATCAGGAGTGCTGGCTGAAATATGTAAGTTCTGCGCGCTTTCTCTTCACAAACTTTACTACCTCCTGTTCTTGTCTTTGCAAAGTTTGATATTTAGCAGACTAAGCTGTTGTCAATCGTCTCTCCCTCTTTTCATTTGCAAATGCAGGCAGAGACACCTACGTTGAATTTTAAGGACCGCTATCCTGAAACATACAGAAATGCTCACCCAAATGCACCAGTAATTGTTCCATGGATGTCTGGTGTTGTCAGTGTATAAATTTGCCGAGAAGATGTTGTAACATTGTGGCAAGAAAATTGTGCGATCAGTTTTCTTGAGTTGCAGTTTCTATGGTCGAGCTGCTTCTCTTCGTCTTCTTGTTGTTTTGTGGGAAGATAGATTTTGTACCAAAATAGAAATTTGTTTTTGTATCACACAGTGATTAGAATTTTGGAGAACTGGCGAAGAGCTAAAGGATTGTGTTAATGCTAAAACCTACTTTTATTATTCTAAACTAACTTATGGTGTTTTAATTAAGCTTCAAAAAAGGATAGTGTTTGgtaaatagtaaaatattataccgaaaaatatttttgttgatgaAATCATTTTCATGGGTGGAGATCCCCTGCAGTGATAATTTGTCCATTATTGCTCAATACACTTACTGATTTTTGCCATGTGGCTGAGATTAAATAGGTCAGTAAACAAATAAAAATGGTAATgcaatttcaaataaataaaataacaaagttTACTGCTAACGGTGTCGGTCTAGTTTCACCGTACTTGCACTATTACTGGTTATGACATCATGGCAGGGCCTGCCTGTTGTATTGAGTGAGAGAAAAGTGCAAGTACGGTGAAACTAGACACCGTTAGTTAGCTGTAgcggtgtacataggtcgggttggttcgaattttttaattatcaaatcaaaccaatagtgtcggatttttaaatttataagtCAAACCAAACTAACAAAGTCAGATTTTTCAATCTCGGTGGGGAGaagtgattaggcaagacatggcgcaacttcagctgaccgatgatatgatccttgataggaatgtatgaggtcgaggattaaggtagtacagtaggtagtctagagtgttcataacagtagtattggcacgcagtctcgctttctaTTGGTAGTAGaattttatgactaaccgttgtttgctttcattgttgatcaccttactgtcttgttgtttttattctacttttatatggcttttttgtactatcccttcttgtctatattttcattgaTGTGGTGCTTATGTTTTCCTTAGCCGAggatctattggaaacaacctctctatcctcacaaggtaggggtaaggtttgcgtacacactaccctccccagaccccacggtgcGGAATAATACTGGGTATGCTGCTTGGggttttaggatttttttttcaggtaaagtcttcatagcataaaatatgtaacttgtgctccaaatatttcttaagtcctagTAAAATATAACTATATAATGTATATTCCAAGAAACTAACACAATATTATGAGATAtgtcatagcattatactaaaatattcaataacaaagataaaataataaaattacataaaataaatattgttaattaataagccataatgaaaattaacataatctaaaaatactataaagttcatgctaaaataagtataactaataagtactaatattaattacataactaagcactaaagaaaaagaaagactaagttatgcattttcattataaaccaatataaaactaaaataattatccaacactatcatcattcctagtattgaattgaatttcttttgttaacattagtattgatttgaattttgtttgtgttactacatttatgggctttaaaacttatttatcattcaagaatgttaagtctaaacttgaaataatacgttaaaagataaaattgtgaaaaagtttaagaaatatttataaattacattacaacaaatatttatatgtataaaatatttttaaaaactatataaatgtactatcggattggtttggtttcggtttgactttttttagttaaaactaaaccaaaccaaaccaattatggtcgggttttatttttcaataccaaaccaaatcaaaccaaaccacatcgattttttttttccggtttgactcggattatcgattTGGAACGGTttatcggttttctttgtacacccctagttagCAGTAaactttttgttattttatttatttgaaattgcATTACTATTTTTAGTTGTTTACTGACCTATTTAATCTCAGCCTTGAATTAATTGAGTAGACACAAGGCACAAATCAATAAGTGTATTGAGCAATAATGGAGAAATTATCTCTGGAGGGGATCTCCACCCCATTTGGGTGTGTCATCTTTTCGGCCTATTCAATTTCAAAATGATTAATCTCTTATACCATATTCGCATAAGGTAATAAGATCTAAAAGGATTTGTAAGTAGTCATTGTTTGGTGTAGTGTCCCCTTTCACCCTTGACTTCAGGTTGAAGTGAAAAATAATAGCTACAAATTTAGAAACATTACTATGAAATAG
The nucleotide sequence above comes from Nicotiana tabacum cultivar K326 chromosome 12, ASM71507v2, whole genome shotgun sequence. Encoded proteins:
- the LOC107808345 gene encoding uncharacterized protein LOC107808345 yields the protein MARAAVEWRGKWCLYKQTMIVVCSTNIFVALYVLHSLYTSVYMYPYNHTQTAFRYTSDQIRKMEESIQLRKQLEPIELINVVNRLKIELLKDEKVQQIPQHIKQKIADEILVTLKAVNANADATLLQDAVESWRKEKLKEAAEIIHEKTSNSTISPEEASLLARALEDDWTELSEEIGLWIPVQITNKEHDDKPEGEVELDDEVIAGKQLPPECRAEIHTDYGGAAVRWGLTHHKKSAYECCMACLNQAKHAKTNQKKCNIWVYCPSETGCHSPDIYQHKHQECWLKYAETPTLNFKDRYPETYRNAHPNAPVIVPWMSGVVSV